Proteins encoded together in one Pantoea sp. CCBC3-3-1 window:
- a CDS encoding SIS domain-containing protein, whose amino-acid sequence MTTIHRSAYEQELDQQVSALGDQLDSTLPKMLNGLALDQYDRIVLAGMGSSDYALIPIERELIERGFPVWRLDAGRLLDMPQLITNRTLLWMTSQSGMSGEIVAVLESVPMPQTLIGVTNDVDSLLAKKADIVVELKSGEESTVSAKSYLNTLVASYRTLYALSGRDEAPLIAEVRALLPQVAHIITQREPVQAVTERLFKYARPRVAMIGTGADAATALTGALITKEASKVFAEGFIGGEFRHGPMETSGEGMLALLFGEENDITLQTLAADLAANGSEVVAVGPQAWAGCQQWPTPAGQPLARLLCAMLWVQHLTVTLARANGMVPGQFLYGNKITVKI is encoded by the coding sequence ATGACGACCATTCACCGTAGCGCCTATGAACAAGAGCTGGATCAACAGGTTAGTGCACTGGGCGACCAGCTGGACTCTACCCTGCCGAAAATGCTGAATGGCCTGGCACTCGACCAATACGATCGTATTGTGCTGGCCGGAATGGGATCGTCCGATTACGCGCTAATCCCTATCGAACGTGAGCTGATTGAGCGTGGTTTTCCGGTCTGGCGTCTTGATGCCGGGCGGCTGCTGGATATGCCTCAGCTCATTACGAACCGCACATTACTGTGGATGACGTCGCAATCAGGTATGAGCGGTGAGATCGTCGCCGTATTGGAAAGCGTGCCAATGCCGCAAACGCTGATTGGCGTGACTAACGATGTTGACAGCCTGCTGGCAAAAAAGGCGGATATCGTCGTCGAATTGAAAAGTGGAGAAGAATCGACCGTCAGCGCAAAGAGCTATCTGAATACGCTGGTTGCCAGCTATCGCACGCTTTATGCACTGAGCGGACGTGATGAAGCGCCGCTGATTGCTGAGGTACGGGCATTATTACCGCAGGTGGCGCATATCATTACGCAACGTGAACCTGTACAGGCCGTTACCGAACGCCTGTTTAAGTATGCCAGACCCCGGGTGGCGATGATTGGAACCGGCGCGGATGCAGCTACTGCGTTGACCGGTGCGCTGATCACTAAAGAAGCGTCCAAAGTATTTGCTGAAGGTTTTATCGGCGGTGAGTTCCGTCACGGTCCGATGGAGACATCGGGAGAGGGCATGCTGGCGCTACTGTTTGGCGAAGAGAACGATATCACGTTGCAAACGCTGGCCGCCGATCTGGCCGCCAACGGCAGTGAAGTTGTCGCTGTCGGCCCGCAGGCCTGGGCTGGCTGTCAGCAGTGGCCTACGCCAGCAGGTCAGCCGCTCGCCCGCTTGCTCTGCGCTATGCTTTGGGTACAGCACCTGACGGTGACGCTGGCTCGTGCAAACGGCATGGTGCCCGGCCAGTTTCTTTACGGCAACAAAATCACGGTAAAAATATGA
- a CDS encoding DeoR/GlpR family DNA-binding transcription regulator, with product MTASQRRAQIVEMITEKGYLNAAELSAIFGVDSSTIRRDLSLLEKTGRVMRTHGGLLPVAADNNFDTPYSVRLQMNAAAKTAIARHAASLVRDGQSLILDNGSSVYALALALKEKKNLTIVTNDIYIAMALGNQPGFTVHVAGGLMLSQVYTLVGQETVDKINSIHVDWAFLGAEGVHFESGITNINTVEIPVKQAMIKAADKTVVLADSSKMGYRALAHVCPLVDISLIVTENAPALKQRAKYGSRLVAVEVE from the coding sequence ATGACGGCAAGCCAGCGCAGAGCGCAAATTGTAGAGATGATCACAGAAAAAGGTTATCTGAATGCCGCGGAGCTTTCAGCGATCTTCGGTGTGGATTCCTCGACGATCCGACGCGATCTTTCCCTGTTAGAAAAAACGGGGCGGGTGATGCGTACCCACGGCGGCCTTCTTCCCGTTGCGGCAGATAATAATTTCGATACGCCTTACAGCGTCCGGCTGCAAATGAATGCGGCTGCCAAAACGGCCATTGCCCGTCATGCTGCCAGCCTGGTAAGAGATGGACAGTCGCTCATCCTCGATAACGGCTCCAGCGTCTATGCCCTGGCGCTGGCACTGAAAGAGAAAAAGAACCTGACCATAGTGACGAATGATATTTATATCGCGATGGCGCTTGGCAACCAGCCTGGTTTTACGGTGCATGTGGCAGGCGGGCTGATGCTTTCCCAGGTTTATACGCTGGTGGGGCAGGAGACCGTGGATAAAATCAACAGCATTCACGTTGACTGGGCATTTTTGGGCGCAGAAGGCGTGCACTTTGAGAGCGGTATCACCAATATCAATACGGTCGAGATACCGGTAAAGCAGGCGATGATCAAAGCGGCAGATAAAACCGTGGTGCTGGCCGACAGTTCCAAAATGGGCTATCGGGCGCTGGCTCATGTCTGTCCGCTGGTGGATATCAGCCTGATTGTCACCGAAAACGCGCCAGCCCTGAAGCAACGTGCAAAAT
- a CDS encoding ROK family protein, with protein MMTHALPLRAGIDMGGTGTRIILLAGEQEVASETIPTAWFDTLPQDQRARALVDIICRLRPVGQRLGSLGIGASGPVNNVTEIIENNDTLACFSDYPLVAELRELLAVPVAIDNDAVVAALGEYHLGAGRGSERMLMVTLGTGIGVALLDKGKPLRGSDGQHPEAGHITVSSEPVHCYCGLQGCWEMLASRSQLQKQLRREIPNLKWDASTPAVLSEMMAARPAVAGILHHYGQVVGCGLNTLLTLYGPDATVLSGSAAALLPLFQSGMDAVMTRAEGYAVNRKITHSSLGDAAGALGAAILPTLRGTR; from the coding sequence ATGATGACACACGCACTTCCATTACGCGCCGGCATTGATATGGGGGGCACCGGCACCCGCATTATTTTACTGGCTGGCGAGCAGGAAGTTGCGTCTGAAACGATCCCTACCGCCTGGTTCGACACTTTGCCTCAGGATCAGCGAGCCAGAGCGCTGGTTGATATTATCTGTCGCCTGCGGCCTGTCGGCCAGCGCCTGGGGAGCCTGGGCATCGGCGCCAGCGGGCCGGTTAATAACGTGACTGAAATTATTGAAAACAACGACACGCTGGCCTGTTTTTCTGATTATCCGCTGGTTGCCGAGCTGCGCGAACTGCTGGCGGTGCCGGTGGCGATAGATAATGACGCGGTTGTTGCCGCACTCGGAGAATATCATCTGGGGGCCGGACGCGGCAGCGAGCGAATGCTGATGGTCACGCTCGGCACCGGCATCGGCGTCGCGCTACTCGATAAAGGTAAACCGCTACGCGGCAGCGACGGACAGCACCCGGAAGCGGGACATATTACTGTCTCAAGCGAGCCGGTTCACTGCTACTGCGGCTTACAGGGCTGTTGGGAAATGCTGGCTTCGCGTTCCCAGCTACAAAAACAGCTCAGGCGAGAAATTCCTAATCTGAAGTGGGATGCCAGCACGCCAGCGGTGCTGAGTGAAATGATGGCGGCAAGACCGGCGGTAGCCGGGATCCTGCACCACTATGGCCAGGTTGTCGGCTGCGGTTTGAACACGCTACTGACGCTATATGGCCCGGATGCCACCGTGCTAAGCGGCAGCGCAGCGGCTCTGCTTCCACTGTTTCAGTCAGGGATGGATGCTGTGATGACGCGTGCAGAAGGTTACGCGGTCAACAGAAAAATAACGCATTCATCTCTTGGCGATGCGGCGGGCGCGCTGGGGGCGGCAATACTGCCAACGCTAAGGGGAACCCGCTAA